Proteins found in one Chloroflexota bacterium genomic segment:
- a CDS encoding ABC transporter substrate-binding protein, which yields MFTSRRFIALFILTALLALAACAAPTPEPTKAPPPPAATSVPAATSAPAATAAPVATKAPEATKPPVPTATTKPVSLRMAILVDEGTLNPYTYVLGYPGWNMLNLVYDTLLILDADSVPKPWVAKEYKISADGKVYTLTLRDNVKWHDGKAFTSADVKFSFEYYKKNARGRFTTPVRDIVSIETPNETTVVITLPAPNPSFIYEPLADAPIMPKHVWENEADPKKVTNATGSGPFKLAEYKAEQFYRFTANATYFAGKPAVDELLMPIIKDPTTVFASLKTGEIQGTIRELSPELVKDFSSAADMKVQRGPGFATTMLLFNSERAPWDKKEVRQAVGLAIDTQKLVDTVLLGFGTAGNPGWIHPQSAFHDPAVKAEFNVTKAKTLLDGLGYKDSNNDGIREIAGKNIEGTLLVYSNNPQRIRAAELIAAAVKEIGISFKVTALEVNSLDAKVWPDFDVAKGRDFDLSMWGWSAPVQVNPVRMVQLVHSDPKVGNSNVGGYKNPAVDKLGEELRVTTDAEKQKTIVRQMEALIAQEMPFVLLYYADGNYVYRTAAYDKWVYQKGQGIFNKLSFLPGVKP from the coding sequence ATGTTCACATCACGACGTTTCATCGCACTGTTCATCTTGACTGCGCTACTCGCGCTGGCGGCTTGCGCCGCGCCGACACCCGAACCGACCAAAGCGCCGCCGCCACCTGCCGCGACATCAGTTCCGGCGGCGACCTCTGCGCCCGCGGCGACAGCCGCCCCAGTCGCGACCAAAGCACCCGAAGCGACCAAGCCGCCCGTGCCTACCGCGACAACCAAACCGGTAAGTCTGCGTATGGCGATCCTGGTGGACGAAGGCACGCTCAATCCGTACACCTACGTCCTGGGTTATCCCGGTTGGAACATGCTCAACCTGGTGTACGATACCTTGTTGATTCTCGACGCGGACAGCGTGCCCAAACCCTGGGTCGCCAAAGAATATAAAATCAGCGCGGACGGCAAAGTGTACACGCTCACGCTCCGCGATAACGTCAAGTGGCACGACGGCAAAGCGTTCACGAGCGCGGACGTCAAGTTCTCGTTCGAGTACTATAAGAAAAACGCGCGCGGTCGCTTCACGACGCCGGTGCGCGACATTGTGAGCATCGAGACGCCGAACGAGACGACCGTCGTCATCACCTTGCCCGCGCCGAATCCCAGTTTCATCTACGAACCGTTGGCGGACGCGCCGATCATGCCCAAGCACGTTTGGGAAAACGAGGCGGATCCAAAAAAAGTAACGAACGCGACTGGCTCGGGTCCGTTCAAACTCGCGGAATACAAAGCAGAGCAGTTCTACCGCTTTACGGCGAACGCGACATACTTTGCCGGCAAACCGGCGGTGGACGAATTGTTGATGCCAATCATCAAAGACCCGACGACCGTGTTCGCGTCGCTCAAGACCGGCGAGATTCAGGGAACGATCCGCGAACTATCGCCGGAACTCGTCAAGGATTTTTCGAGCGCGGCGGATATGAAAGTTCAACGCGGTCCTGGTTTCGCGACGACGATGTTGTTGTTTAATTCGGAGCGCGCACCCTGGGACAAGAAAGAAGTCCGCCAAGCGGTCGGGCTGGCGATTGACACGCAAAAATTGGTGGACACCGTTCTGCTCGGTTTTGGTACCGCGGGAAATCCGGGCTGGATTCATCCGCAATCTGCGTTCCACGACCCAGCCGTGAAAGCCGAATTCAACGTCACGAAAGCCAAAACCCTGCTCGATGGGCTGGGCTACAAGGACAGCAACAACGACGGCATCCGCGAAATCGCCGGCAAAAATATCGAAGGCACGTTGCTCGTGTATTCGAACAATCCGCAACGGATTCGCGCCGCCGAGTTGATCGCCGCCGCGGTGAAAGAGATCGGCATCAGTTTCAAAGTCACCGCGCTCGAAGTCAACAGTCTCGACGCCAAAGTGTGGCCCGATTTCGATGTGGCGAAGGGACGTGATTTCGACCTGAGCATGTGGGGCTGGTCTGCGCCGGTGCAAGTGAATCCCGTTCGCATGGTTCAACTCGTGCACTCGGATCCCAAAGTCGGCAATTCGAATGTCGGCGGGTACAAGAATCCCGCGGTGGACAAACTCGGCGAAGAATTGCGCGTGACGACTGACGCGGAAAAACAAAAGACGATCGTGCGCCAAATGGAGGCGCTGATCGCGCAGGAAATGCCGTTCGTCCTGTTGTACTATGCCGATGGCAATTACGTTTATCGCACGGCGGCATACGACAAATGGGTGTACCAAAAAGGGCAAGGCATTTTCAACAAACTGTCCTTCCTGCCTGGCGTCAAACCGTAA